TAAGCTGATATCATGATCAGGAATGTCCAGCTTTATGAATTGAAACAAAAAATCATTCTGTTTAATACAAATATTAAATTGCTTCATTTGAATATTCTCCTGTTTGGTAAATAAGCGCCTTACCTTTGTTTGTCCCTTTCGCAATCCATTACGATTGGCCCAGTCCTATAGGAAACGCATTAAAGAATTGACATCCGGGTATTAGGATAAGCTGAAGTTAAGTGATAGCCTCGAAACGTTCCTAATACCCGGATATAATTTCAATTCTTTAATGCGGCATATATAGATTTGCAAGCTGGCCGGCATCAGGAAATTTTATCAGTTCGTAATATAAACACGGCCAGGATCAGAGGTGACAAGGGGGCGGGCAATACTGCTGCTAATCGATGGAGAAACAATCGAGGTTTGCAAAACGGATGCACTCAGCGAATTATATACGTAAAAAGCGGCGGTTACTTTTGGTACTGGGCGGGTATCTCTTATTATGGAATTTTTTATCTGAGCATTCCCAATCTGACCTTTACTGCCGGTTATTGCATAGACGGCGACAGCCGCACCGTTAGTTTGCATCGGGGAGCCGCCGGTATTGGAATTATTTATTTCCAGATTGCTGGCGACAATATTAAAGGAACGGTAATCATGGTTTTGAATGGCTAACCCGTTTCGAACGTTGGAGGTCCACTTGGAACCGGTGATCTGCAAATTGCCGGGAACAATAGCGTCTTCGCTGGAGACCAACATACCCCTGTCACTGCCGGAATCCATGTGATTGTAAATGGCAATGCTTACGGGAGTTGCTGAACCATTAAGCTTAGCAAGGCAGACATAAATGCCTGCACCCTCGTTATTGGTGGTATAGGGGCTACTGATTGTTATATTTTGCACAATGTCGGTTTTAATGTTTGGTTCGATATTAATTCCCGCAGCTGGAAATTTTCCATTGGTGTTGCTTACTTGCGGATTAATAATCTGGATGTTCTGGCCGTTAACCAACGTTATACCCTGACGGCGGTTATTGTCGGCAATGACATTAATCAGCTGGCAATGCTGGTTGGCAGCTCCCGTTGAACCGGTACCGAGATAGACTCCATCGCCCCAGCAGTCTTTGACAGTTGTATTCTTAACGACAACATCATACGAACTGAGAATGCTAATTCCCATGCCCCATTCGCCATCCGTCCCGGCATGTTCTTTCCGGTCACCCACTATTGTTCCGCCAACGATATCGGCATTGCTGATACTATTGGCCGTTATCACAGCGTAGGTAGAAGCGTTATTGGGAATTGCCTTCAGAACCGTGCCGGAAGTCATTTGCAGAATTACGTTGCTTTTGAGTTTGATTGATTTTATCGCATTAATCATGTATGTGCCGTCAGGTATTGCCACAACTCCCCCGGAAGCCGGCAGAGCGTCTATGGCGGCTTGAATGGCGGCGGTATCATCGGCGGCGCCGTTTCCTTTCGCTCCGTAATTTTTGACGTCTAATGTGGCAGCTTCGGCTTTATTGCCAGCGATGGAAAAGATCCCCAGGATATGGAATTTACTCTCTTCCAGACCAAGCCCCTGCAGGCATAAAATAAGCAACAACCCTGTAAGCCGGCGCAGGCCGGTCCAATAATAGCGATTTTTTATAATTATCAATGTTTATTCCTCCTCCATTTTATTTTAAAAATACCAAAGCTCCTTCATCACTCGGAAAATAAAATTATTAGGTTAATTATGCATTATTTATATTAAAAAATATGTAAAAATATATAATTTATTTGGTGTAAATTTAATATTTTTGGATAAAATGGGATAAAAGTGAATATCCAGTAATATTAAAATAATTAGTTATTGCCATGGGATTATCCCTTCTTTCCGTATTTAAATCATTAATCCCGCAAACAATAACCGACGGGAGGTGATACTGTGGCTAAAAATAACCCGAATGACTCGTTAGCGCAGAAAGTTGCTAAAAAACAAAATCAGAACCCCAAAAATAAGGATATTAGCGGTGATAAACATCTTGATGGCCCCAATCATCCGTCAACCTGAAAGCAGCATAGGCTGCTTTTTTTAATTCCGCAGATAACCGCAAAAAGCGGATTGTTAATAACAAACCCGGAGTCAGGGAACCGTCCCTCGACTCTTGGCAAAGCCGATGATAAAAATCCGCAGACGGGTACGTCTGCGGATGATAAATTGGGCAGATACAGCCATAAGCGCCTTACTATTGCCGGCTAGCGCGAAATTAGTTGCTGGTAAGCGTCCAGTTGGCATTGGTATTGGG
This window of the Methylomusa anaerophila genome carries:
- a CDS encoding glycosyl hydrolase family 28-related protein, which translates into the protein MIIIKNRYYWTGLRRLTGLLLILCLQGLGLEESKFHILGIFSIAGNKAEAATLDVKNYGAKGNGAADDTAAIQAAIDALPASGGVVAIPDGTYMINAIKSIKLKSNVILQMTSGTVLKAIPNNASTYAVITANSISNADIVGGTIVGDRKEHAGTDGEWGMGISILSSYDVVVKNTTVKDCWGDGVYLGTGSTGAANQHCQLINVIADNNRRQGITLVNGQNIQIINPQVSNTNGKFPAAGINIEPNIKTDIVQNITISSPYTTNNEGAGIYVCLAKLNGSATPVSIAIYNHMDSGSDRGMLVSSEDAIVPGNLQITGSKWTSNVRNGLAIQNHDYRSFNIVASNLEINNSNTGGSPMQTNGAAVAVYAITGSKGQIGNAQIKNSIIRDTRPVPKVTAAFYVYNSLSASVLQTSIVSPSISSSIARPLVTSDPGRVYITN